The Schistocerca americana isolate TAMUIC-IGC-003095 chromosome 9, iqSchAmer2.1, whole genome shotgun sequence genome includes the window accagggggtacgcgcgtgccttacatgtctacccagggcggggaattacgcgttaccccgtcaccggctacgcgtgggtcggccttcaggcacgcacagggaggaaggaagaagaggaaaaggaggagagagagaggacagaatgcctcaaacgccgaggcggcaaggaggaggaggggaaggcaAGAAGGGGAAGGCAAGAAGGAGAAGGCAAGAAGGAGAAGGCAAGAAGGAGAAGGCAAGAAGGAGAAGGCAAGAAGGAGAAGGCAAGAAGGAGAAGGCAAGAAGGAGAAGGCAAGAAGGAGAAGGCAAGAAGGAGAAGGCAAGAAGGAGAAGGCAAGAAGGAGAAGGCAAGAAGGAGAAGGCAAGAAGGAGAAGGCAAGAAGGAGAAGGCAAGAAGGAGAAGGCAAGAAGGAGAAGGCAAGAAGGAGAAGGCAAGAAGGAGAAGGCAAGAAGGAGAAGGCAAGAAGGAGAAGGCAAGAAGGAGAAGGCaagaaggagaaggcaagggaaagagtaggGAAGACAGTcaggtggaaaagagcaaagaaagggaCCAAccaaaagaaggaagaaacgagaagtgaaaaagcaaaatgaccgcaaatagaggtcgtggaaccgtccgtctccggacgcaggcgctaacgaccccctttagggggtgggactccttttagtcgcctcttacaacaggcaggaatacctcgggcctattctaatccccggacccgcagagagagagagagacagacagagagagacagacagagagagacagacagagagagacagagagagagacagagagagagacagacagagagagagacagacagagagagacagacagagagagagagacagagagagagagacagacagagagagagagacagacagagagagagagagagacagacagagagagagagagagacagacagagagagagacagacagagagagagacagacagagagagagacagacagagagagagacagacagagagagagacagacagagagagagacagacagagagagagacagacagagagagagacagacagagagagagacagacagagagagagacagacagagagagagacagacagagagagagacagacagagagagagacagacagagagagagacagacagagagagagacagacagagagagagacagacagagagagagacagacagacagagagagagacagacagacagagagagagacagacagacagagagagagacagacagacagagagagagacagacagacagagagagagacagacagacagagagagagacagacagacagagagagagacagacagacagagagagagacagacagacagagagagagacagacagacagagagagagacagacagacagagagagagacagacagacagacagagagagagacagacagacagagagagagacagacagacagagagagagacagacagacagagagagagacagacagacagacagagagagagacagacagacagagagagagacagacagacagagagagagacagacagacagagagagagacagacagacagagagagagacagacagacagagagagagacagacagacagagagagagacagacagacagagagagagacagacagacagagagagagacagacagacagagagagagacagacagacagagagagagacagacagacagagagagagacagacagacagagagagagacagacagacagagagagagacagacagacagagagagagacagacagacagagagagagacagacagacagagagagagacagacagacagagagagagacagacagacagagagagagacagacagacagagagagagacagacagacagagagagagacagacagacagagagagagacagacagacagagagagagacagacagacagagagagagacagacagacagagagagagacagacagacagagagagagacagacagacagagagagagacagacagacagagagagagacagacagacagagagagagacagacagacagagagagagacagacagacagagagagagacagacagacagagagagagacagacagacagagagagagacagacagacagagagagagacagacagacagagagagagacagacagacagagagagagacagacagacagagagagagacagacagacagagagagagacagacagacagagagagagagacagacagacagagagagagagagacagacagacagagagagagagagagacagacagacagagagagagagagacagacagacagagagagacagacagacagagagagagagagacagacagagagagacagacagacagacagagagagagagagacagacagacagagagagagagagacagac containing:
- the LOC124550720 gene encoding negative elongation factor E-like, which encodes MTHRERERERERERERERERERDRQRETDRERQTERDRERDRERDRQRERQTERDRQRERD